A portion of the Rhinopithecus roxellana isolate Shanxi Qingling chromosome 21, ASM756505v1, whole genome shotgun sequence genome contains these proteins:
- the VPS4B gene encoding vacuolar protein sorting-associated protein 4B isoform X1: MSSTSPNLQKAIDLASKAAQEDKAGNYEEALQLYQHAVQYFLHVVKYEAQGDKAKQSIRAKCTEYLDRAEKLKEYLKNKEKKAQKPVKEGQPSPADEKGNDSDGEGESDDPEKKKLQNQLQGAIVIERPNVKWSDVAGLEGAKEALKEAVILPIKFPHLFTGKRTPWRGILLFGPPGTGKSYLAKAVATEANNSTFFSISSSDLVSKWLGESEKLVKNLFQLARENKPSIIFIDEIDSLCGSRSENESEAARRIKTEFLVQMQGVGVDNDGILVLGATNIPWVLDSAIRRRFEKRIYIPLPEPHARAAMFKLHLGTTQNSLTEADFRELGKKTDGYSGADISIIVRDALMQPVRKVQSATHFKKVRGPSRADPNHLVDDLLTPCSPGDPGAIEMTWMDVPGDKLLEPVVSMSDMLRSLSNTKPTVNEHDLLKLKKFTEDFGQEG; this comes from the exons ATGTCATCCACTTCGCCCAACCTCCAG AAAGCGATAGATCTGGCTAGCAAAGCAGCGCAAGAAGACAAGGCTGGGAACTACGAAGAAGCCCTTCAGCTCTACCAGCATGCTGTGCAGTATTTTCTTCATGTCGTGAAAT ATGAAGCACAGGGTGATAAAGCCAAGCAAAGTATCAGGGCAAAGTGTACAGAATATCTTGATAGAGCAGAAAAACTAAAGGAGTacctgaaaaataaagagaaaaaagcacaGAAGCCAGTGAAAGAAGGACAGCCGAGTCCAGCAGATGAGAAGGG GAATGACAGTGATGGGGAAGGAGAATCTGATGAtcctgaaaaaaagaaactacagaatCAACTTCAAG GTGCTATTGTTATAGAACGACCAAATGTGAAATGGAGTGATGTTGCTGGACTTGAAGGAGCCAAAGAAGCACTGAAAGAGGCTGTGATACTGCCTATtaaatttcctcatctttttaCAG GGAAGAGAACACCTTGGAGGGGAATCCTATTATTTGGGCCGCCTGGAACAGGAAAGTCCTACTTAGCCAAAGCTGTAGCAACAGAAGCCAACAACTCAACATTTTTTTCAATATCTTCCTCTGATCTTGTTTCTAAGTGGCTAGGTGAAAGTGAAAA actgGTTAAGAATTTATTCCAACTTGCCAGAGAGAACAAGCCTTCCATTATCTTCATTGATGAAATTGATTCTCTGTGTGGTTCAAGAAGTGAAAACGAAAGTGAAGCCGCACGTAGAATTAAGACGGAGTTCCTAGTGCAAATGCAAG GGGTTGGTGTAGACAATGATGGAATTTTGGTTCTGGGAGCTACAAATATACCCTGGGTTCTGGATTCTGCCATTAGGCGAAG ATTTGAGAAAcgaatttatattcctttgccGGAACCCCATGCCCGAGCAGCAATGTTTAAACTGCACCTGGGGACCACTCAGAACAGTCTTACAGAAGCAGACTTTCGGGAACTTGGGAAGAAAACAGATGGTTATTCAGGGGCAGATATAAGTATCATTGTACGTGATGCACTTATGCAGCCTGTTAGGAAAGTACAGTCAGCTactcattttaaaaag gttcGCGGACCTTCCCGAGCTGATCCTAACCATCTTGTAGATGATCTGCTAACACCTTGCTCTCCAGGTGACCCTGGTGCCATTGAAATGACATGGATGGATGTCCCTGGAGATAAACTTTTGGAGCCAGTTGTTTCCATG TCAGATATGTTGCGGTCACTATCTAACACAAAACCTACAGTCAATGAACATGACTTGTTGAAATTAAAGAAGTTTACAGAAGATTTTGGTCAAGAAGGCTAA
- the VPS4B gene encoding vacuolar protein sorting-associated protein 4B isoform X2 produces MSSTSPNLQKAIDLASKAAQEDKAGNYEEALQLYQHAVQYFLHVVKYEAQGDKAKQSIRAKCTEYLDRAEKLKEYLKNKEKKAQKPVKEGQPSPADEKGNDSDGEGESDDPEKKKLQNQLQGAIVIERPNVKWSDVAGLEGAKEALKEAVILPIKFPHLFTGKRTPWRGILLFGPPGTGKSYLAKAVATEANNSTFFSISSSDLVSKWLGESEKLVKNLFQLARENKPSIIFIDEIDSLCGSRSENESEAARRIKTEFLVQMQGVGVDNDGILVLGATNIPWVLDSAIRRRFEKRIYIPLPEPHARAAMFKLHLGTTQNSLTEADFRELGKKTDGYSGADISIIVRDALMQPVRKVQSATHFKKVRGPSRADPNHLVDDLLTPCSPGDPGAIEMTWMDVPGDKLLEPVVSMICCGHYLTQNLQSMNMTC; encoded by the exons ATGTCATCCACTTCGCCCAACCTCCAG AAAGCGATAGATCTGGCTAGCAAAGCAGCGCAAGAAGACAAGGCTGGGAACTACGAAGAAGCCCTTCAGCTCTACCAGCATGCTGTGCAGTATTTTCTTCATGTCGTGAAAT ATGAAGCACAGGGTGATAAAGCCAAGCAAAGTATCAGGGCAAAGTGTACAGAATATCTTGATAGAGCAGAAAAACTAAAGGAGTacctgaaaaataaagagaaaaaagcacaGAAGCCAGTGAAAGAAGGACAGCCGAGTCCAGCAGATGAGAAGGG GAATGACAGTGATGGGGAAGGAGAATCTGATGAtcctgaaaaaaagaaactacagaatCAACTTCAAG GTGCTATTGTTATAGAACGACCAAATGTGAAATGGAGTGATGTTGCTGGACTTGAAGGAGCCAAAGAAGCACTGAAAGAGGCTGTGATACTGCCTATtaaatttcctcatctttttaCAG GGAAGAGAACACCTTGGAGGGGAATCCTATTATTTGGGCCGCCTGGAACAGGAAAGTCCTACTTAGCCAAAGCTGTAGCAACAGAAGCCAACAACTCAACATTTTTTTCAATATCTTCCTCTGATCTTGTTTCTAAGTGGCTAGGTGAAAGTGAAAA actgGTTAAGAATTTATTCCAACTTGCCAGAGAGAACAAGCCTTCCATTATCTTCATTGATGAAATTGATTCTCTGTGTGGTTCAAGAAGTGAAAACGAAAGTGAAGCCGCACGTAGAATTAAGACGGAGTTCCTAGTGCAAATGCAAG GGGTTGGTGTAGACAATGATGGAATTTTGGTTCTGGGAGCTACAAATATACCCTGGGTTCTGGATTCTGCCATTAGGCGAAG ATTTGAGAAAcgaatttatattcctttgccGGAACCCCATGCCCGAGCAGCAATGTTTAAACTGCACCTGGGGACCACTCAGAACAGTCTTACAGAAGCAGACTTTCGGGAACTTGGGAAGAAAACAGATGGTTATTCAGGGGCAGATATAAGTATCATTGTACGTGATGCACTTATGCAGCCTGTTAGGAAAGTACAGTCAGCTactcattttaaaaag gttcGCGGACCTTCCCGAGCTGATCCTAACCATCTTGTAGATGATCTGCTAACACCTTGCTCTCCAGGTGACCCTGGTGCCATTGAAATGACATGGATGGATGTCCCTGGAGATAAACTTTTGGAGCCAGTTGTTTCCATG ATATGTTGCGGTCACTATCTAACACAAAACCTACAGTCAATGAACATGACTTGTTGA